Within Nitrospira sp. MA-1, the genomic segment TTGTAAGGGCGTTTTAATGTCTTCGTCTTTATGCAGGAGAGAGGCAATCTGTCCTAACTCGGTCTGAAGGCCGGTGCCGATGACGATTCCCGTGCCCCGGCCATATGTCATGAGTGTGCCTTTATAGGCCATATTCCGCCGATCACCCAGCGAAAGTTTCGGGTCGTTGAGGGGGTCCGTCTGTTTGTCAACCGGGACGCTCTCGCCTGTGAGCGTAGATTCATCCACTTTGAGTTGAACCGCTTCGACTAATCGAAGATCGGCAGGGATGAGATCTCCGGCTTCCAGTAGCACGATGTCACCTGGTACCAGGTCGAGCGTGGAGAGCGGCACGATCTGCTCCTCACGTTGGACACGTGTCGCGGGAGTCGAGAGTTTTTTGATGGCTTGCATGGCTCGGTCCGCTCGATATTCCTGCACAAATCCGATGATGCCGTTGAGCATCACAATGATAATAATCGCCAAGGCATCCATTCGCTGCCCCAACATGCCTGAGACGATGGCGGCCCCAAGGAGCACCAGGATCATGAAGTCGGAAAATTGATCGATGAAGATTCGAGAGAGACTCCGCTGCCGGTGTTCGGGAATCGTATTGTGTCCGTAACGACGAGTCCGGCGACGGACTTCCCGGGCATTCAGCCCTGTTTGCGGATCGACTCCCAGCCGTTGAGCCACGTCCGCGACAGGAAGAGTATGCCAGGCCGTATCGCTTGGCGATGGGGAAGGGGCCTCAGTGGTGGTGGTGGGTTCTTTGGTCATCTTGGCTGTTGGGACTCTAGGGGACTTCTGAAATGTTATGGAACGTGAATACGGTTATAACTTTGATTCGAATTTTCGGACATGGGATAAACACCTGATGACTCGGTTTTTGCCTAACCATGTTGTCATCTTGAGCCCCCTTCGACTCCGCTCAGGGCAGGCATGGCGAAAGATCTGTGCCAGGTCGAGGAGGCCACGGCTTGGCGAGATTTTTCGTTCCTCTCAGGATGCCAATGTCTCCAGGAACGCGTGCCCTGCATGGTTGGTTTACCTTATCAGCAGATGATGCCTGTCCGGAGTATTCCAAGGTTTTACATTTTTATCCCTCCCTAATTTGATACATCTCGTGACAGGCTAGGCACCTGGTCGTGATAGTCGACAGGCGTTGAAGAATGTCCTGGGATGTCGTGCCGGCGTTGATCGCATCCGCCAGTTCATCAAAATCCCGATGCACGGACATGCCGAGTTGTTTCATGGGAAGCGGAAGTTTGAGAATGAGTCCTGGATTGTCATCGACGGCCATTTTCATTCCGGCCGAGCGGGCGGCCGCTGCAGCCTGAGCATGTCCTTGGGTCTGATCCGTATCACTCACTCCCGTCACGATGCCATGCACCGCTCGTAAGAGTTGTCGCATTTCCGCCAGAATAAAGTCGCGTTCTGCTGGAGCCAGAAGCACGGCCGTTCGGCCATCGGCGGAAGGGGTGGTCTCTCCTTTCACAAACAACCAGCCCAGCACGCCGGCGCTGACTATCCAGAGCACGAGAGTAATCCTGCAAATATTTTTTGAGAAGGATGGTAGAAATGACAACGGGGGCCTCCTTATTTGTCCAATAACTTGTTGATCCGATTTCTGTGGACATCTGTCTTGCTGCTTTCACGAGTCGATTTCACTTAGGAACTTGACTGGGGCATTTTTCTACATCACCCACGATTTTGACTGTACCTCTTTTCCACAAAAATCCGGCTCATGGATCCTGGTCTGCTCAAGATTACTGAGGTTTTGCTGGTTGAATCTAACATTTCCATCTCTCATCAAATAAGGCATATCTCTTGCCAAATACATCAAGAGTGAGTGAACGACATAAACCTATTCAGGTGAATTGATGAGGGACGAATGATCCAAATCCGTATTCATGGCAGAGGAGGGCAAGGCGTGGTGACGGCTGCCGAGCTGCTGGCATTAACGGCATTCCGGGATGGGAAAGAGGCGCAGGCCTTTCCCAGTTTTGGATCTGAACGGACCGGTGCCCCGGTCACGGCATTCTGCCGGATCGATTCTCAACCGATACGCAGTCGGGAGCCGGTCTATCATCCGGATGTCTTGCTCATCCAGGACTCCACTCTGCTGCATCAGGTGGATGTCTTTGCCGGATTAGCTGCAACAGCCTTCGTTCTGATTAATTCCACACGACATGTGGATGTGCTTCATCTCACTGACTTTGTTACCCAACATCCCGGAGTGCAGATGCATACGCTCCCTGCATCCGATCTGGCTCTGAAGCATCTGGGACGACCGTTTGCCAATATCGGGATGGTAGCCGGCTATGCGGCCCTGACGGGGGAAGTCACTCAAGCCTCCGTGAAGCAGGCGATTACAGGGAAGTTTCCTGGAACGATTGGAAAATTGAATGCGGCAGTGGCGGAAGAGGTCTATGCCTATGTTGCGGCCAATCTGGCCACGGTCTAATTCAATCGGGGAATCAACAGAAGACCATGAAACAACACATTGAAGGATCTCAAGCCGTGGCCCACGCTGTCGCCCTCTGTCGGCCGGAAGTGATGGCTTGTTATCCGATTTCTCCCCAAACCCATATTGTCGAAACGCTTTCGCTCAAGGTCAAAGCGGGAGAAATCGGCAATTGCCAATTTCTGAATGTTGAATCAGAGTTTGGCGCGTTAAGCGTGCTGATCGGCGCCTCGGCGATGGGTGCGCGAACCTATACCGCGACGACCAGTCAGGGACTCTTGTTTATGGCCGAAGCGGTCTATAACGCGGCGGGCCTGGGACTTCCCATTGTCATGACGATAGCCAATCGCGCTATTGGTGCCCCTATTAATATCTGGAACGATCATTCAGACAGCATGGCCATGCGAGATGCCGGCTGGATTCAATTGTTTGCGGAAGATAATCAAGAAGCTGTCGACCTTCACATTCAAGCGTTTCGCCTCGCGGAGGAACTGAGTTGTCCGGTGATGGTCTGCATGGATGGTTATATTCTCACCCATGCGTATGAGGTGGTGGATCTCCCTACGCAAGAGCAGGTGGATGCCTACCTCCCCCCGTTTGAACCGGTTCAAGTGTTAGACCCGCAGGACCCTGTGTCCATAGGCGCGATGGTCGGGCCGGAAGCCTTTGCGGAGGTTCGGTACCTCGCGCATGACAAACATCTTCGAGCGTTAGAGGTGATTCCACGACTCTCTCAGACTTTTCAGGATATCTTCCAACGTCGCTCTGGTGGGCTGTTGAAGACTTATCACACCGATGAGGCGGAAACGATTCTGCTTGCACTGGGATCGGTGAACGGAACCATAAAAGATGCGGTGGATGATTTGCGGAAAGAAGGATGGCCGGTGGGTTCAATTGCGCTCCGTGCCTTTCGTCCCTTTCCCTCCCATGCGCTCCGTCACGTCGTCGAGGATGCCAAGCGGATAATTGTCATTGAAAAAGACCTGGCGGTAGGAAAGGGCGGCATTGTGTCCAGCGATGTGAAGATGGCGCTTCAGGGGCTACCGATCATCGTGGATACAGTCATCGCCGGACTTGGAGGTCGGCCGATTCCTCAAGCCTCGGTCATTGATACCGTGAAGCAAGCCTGCCTGGAAGGTTTGGAGGAACCTCATTTCCTCGATCTGAATTGGGACGCCATTAATGGGGAATTGACCAGGCAACAGGCGCAGCGGCGTTCGGGATCCACCGCGGAAAATATTCTCCGAGAAATCGGCGCTCCCGGCGCATCGCCCATTTAATTTTTAATGGTGAGGCCGCTATGTCTTATCAACGTGTGAAATTTTATCAAACAGGGACCTTCACGGTTGGCAACCGGTTATTGGATGAATCCGATCGCACGGTGCAAGCCGGGATGGATCGAACCAATTCACTCAATTCGGGTCATCGTGCCTGTCAGGGGTGCGGGGAAGCACTGGGTGCCCGTTATGCGCTTGATGCGGTGATGCGTGCCACACATCAGCAGATGGTCGCGGTGAATGCCACCGGCTGTTTGGAAGTCTTCTCCAGTCCCTATCCGGAAAGTGCCTGGCAGATTCCCTGGCTGCATTCGTTGTTCGGGAATGCCCCCGCGGTGGCGAGCGGTGTGGCGGCAGCCCTCCGGGCCAAGGGCAGAACGGATATTCGTGTCATTGCGCAGGGCGGAGATGGCGCGACGGTTGATATCGGGTTCGGGTGTTTGTCCGGGATGTTCGAACGCAATGATGACGTGTTGTATGTTTGTTACGACAATGAGGCCTACATGAACACGGGAGTTCAGCGTTCGGGGTCTACCCCGCCACGAGCCTGGACCAATACCACGCAGGCCGTGGGAACAGACCCCGGCAATCCCATGGGCATTGGAAAAAATCTTCCACGAATTGCAATGGCTCACGGTATTCCCTATGTGGCCACAGCCTCCGTGGCCGATCTCCATGATCTGGAAGCCAAAGTGACCAAGGCCATGAGCATCAGGGGCGCACGGTATATTCATATCCATGTTCCCTGCCCGCTTGGTTGGAAATCGGATCCTGCGCATACGATCAAGGTTGCCCGCCTGGCAGTGGAAAGCGGCCTGTTTCCTTTGTTTGAAGCCGAAGGGGGCGAAGTGACTGATCGAACGCCGATCCGGAAAAAAGTTTCTGTCGAACAATACCTCGAACTTCAAGGTCGCTTCAGACATCTCTTTCATCCACGGGATAAAGGTGCGCTCGAAGCGATTCAAGCGATGGCGGATGCGAATATTGATCGGTATCAGTTGATTCCTTCGGAGGCATGATGATGGAACAGAAGCCCTTCGCCATTACATTGGACCCTGCTTCAAGTCTGGCTAATCATACTGGCAACTGGCGGACGATGAGGCCGATCTATGTTGATCACCTTCCGCCCTGCAATCAGGGTTGCCCGGCTGGCGAAAATATTCAAGGCTGGTTGTATGAGGCGGAGGAAGGGAAATACGAACAGGCCTGGCGAAAAATTATGGAAGATAATCCCTTCCCGGCGATTCATGGTCGCGTGTGTTATCACCCGTGTGAAACGGCTTGCAATCGGGGCCAACTCGATGAGCCCGTGAGCATTCATGCCGTTGAGCGGTTTTTAGGCGATTACGCGATTGAGCAGGGGTGGCAGGTGGAGGCGGGAGTGCCCACCGGAAAGCGGGTTCTGGTCGTCGGCGCGGGACCCAGTGGGCTATCTGCAGCCTATCATCTCGTCCGTCTGGGTCATGCGGTCACGGTGATTGAAGCCGGTCCGAAATCGGGAGGCATGATGCGATTCGGGATTCCACAATACCGTCTCCCTCGCACGATCGTTGATGCTGAAATTGCCAGAATTGTCGCCATGGGCGTCTCAGTCCATCTGAATCACAAGGTTGAGGATTTAGAGACGACCATTCAAGAAGGGGGATTCGATGCCGTGTTTCTGGCCATTGGCGCTCATCTGAGTAAGCGAGTTGATATTCCCGGTCGGGATGCCGGCCGGATGATCGATGCCTTGGGATTTCTCAAGGGAATGGATGGTGAGGCTATTCCCAAGATCGGTCGGCGGGTCGTCGTCTATGGTGGAGGTGATACGGCCATTGATGCTGCGCGAACGGCCAAACGACTAGGTGCGGAGGAAACCATCCTGATTTATCGGCGTGATCGCAGGCATATGCCCGCCCATGACTTTGAAGTGGAAGAAGCGTTGGAGGAGGGTGTGGTGACACGATGGCTGAACACCATCAGACAGGTGAATGATACGACATTGACCGTGGAAGAAATGACGCTGGATGAGCAGGGGCACCCTCAATCCACGGGCCGGATTGAGACCTTGGAAGCTGACACGGTTATTCTGGCGGTGGGGCAGGAAGTGGATACCGGGTTTTTAGAGAAAGTGCCGGGATTGGATATTTCGTCCGATGGCGTGATCCAAGTTGATGCCTCGATGATGACCGGCCGTGCGGGAGTGTTTGCCGGAGGGGATATGGTTCCTGCAGAGCGCACGGTGACGGTGGCCACCGGTCATGGGAAAAAAGCGGCACGGCATATTGATGCCTATCTCCGTGGGGGGGAGTACCGGAAATCCCCGCCCAATGCCGTTGCCACGTATGATCGACTCAATACCTGGTATTACACCGATGCGGACAAAAGTCGGCAGCCCTACCTGGATTTGGCCAGGCGTCGGGCCGGCTTTGATGAGGTGGTGGGTGGATTGGATAGGGACACGGCGTTGCTCGAATCCCGGCGATGTCTCTCTTGCGGGAATTGCTTTGAGTGCGATACCTGCTATGGCGTGTGTCCGGACAACGCCATTATCAAACTGGGACCTGGTCAACGATATGAAGTGAATTATGACTATTGTAAAGGCTGCGGGGTGTGTGCGGAGGAATGTCCCTGCGGCGCTATCGATATGGTCAAAGAAGTCAGATAGGAACAAGAAAATCGTGCGCACGGCAGAGGCGGTCGTTGGAAAAAGTACAATGAGTCATTTGGCATCAACACATACGGCACAAAAAATGTGTCACACCCGGGAGATGTACCTATGAAATACCTATTGGGCATTGATGGATCGGATCAATCCGTAGATGCCACACGAGTGTTTGAAGCCCTCAGTCCGGCAGAAAGCTTGATGGTCTTGTATGTGGTGAATGTGCCGGGAATTCCCTATCCGGCCATGGGTGCGGGTGTGGCGAAAGATTTGTCGATGGCGGTGGATAAAGCGATGAGGGAAGAAGGCGAACGCGCTATCGACCAAGCGGTGTCCCTCCTGCCTTTAAATCCGGGACCCGTGAAAAAACGACTGGAAACCGGTAAGCCCGCCGAGGTGATTCTTACCCTGGCGGAA encodes:
- a CDS encoding thiamine pyrophosphate-dependent enzyme; translation: MSYQRVKFYQTGTFTVGNRLLDESDRTVQAGMDRTNSLNSGHRACQGCGEALGARYALDAVMRATHQQMVAVNATGCLEVFSSPYPESAWQIPWLHSLFGNAPAVASGVAAALRAKGRTDIRVIAQGGDGATVDIGFGCLSGMFERNDDVLYVCYDNEAYMNTGVQRSGSTPPRAWTNTTQAVGTDPGNPMGIGKNLPRIAMAHGIPYVATASVADLHDLEAKVTKAMSIRGARYIHIHVPCPLGWKSDPAHTIKVARLAVESGLFPLFEAEGGEVTDRTPIRKKVSVEQYLELQGRFRHLFHPRDKGALEAIQAMADANIDRYQLIPSEA
- a CDS encoding 2-oxoacid:acceptor oxidoreductase family protein; translated protein: MIQIRIHGRGGQGVVTAAELLALTAFRDGKEAQAFPSFGSERTGAPVTAFCRIDSQPIRSREPVYHPDVLLIQDSTLLHQVDVFAGLAATAFVLINSTRHVDVLHLTDFVTQHPGVQMHTLPASDLALKHLGRPFANIGMVAGYAALTGEVTQASVKQAITGKFPGTIGKLNAAVAEEVYAYVAANLATV
- the porA gene encoding pyruvate ferredoxin oxidoreductase, with amino-acid sequence MKQHIEGSQAVAHAVALCRPEVMACYPISPQTHIVETLSLKVKAGEIGNCQFLNVESEFGALSVLIGASAMGARTYTATTSQGLLFMAEAVYNAAGLGLPIVMTIANRAIGAPINIWNDHSDSMAMRDAGWIQLFAEDNQEAVDLHIQAFRLAEELSCPVMVCMDGYILTHAYEVVDLPTQEQVDAYLPPFEPVQVLDPQDPVSIGAMVGPEAFAEVRYLAHDKHLRALEVIPRLSQTFQDIFQRRSGGLLKTYHTDEAETILLALGSVNGTIKDAVDDLRKEGWPVGSIALRAFRPFPSHALRHVVEDAKRIIVIEKDLAVGKGGIVSSDVKMALQGLPIIVDTVIAGLGGRPIPQASVIDTVKQACLEGLEEPHFLDLNWDAINGELTRQQAQRRSGSTAENILREIGAPGASPI
- a CDS encoding NAD(P)-binding protein → MMEQKPFAITLDPASSLANHTGNWRTMRPIYVDHLPPCNQGCPAGENIQGWLYEAEEGKYEQAWRKIMEDNPFPAIHGRVCYHPCETACNRGQLDEPVSIHAVERFLGDYAIEQGWQVEAGVPTGKRVLVVGAGPSGLSAAYHLVRLGHAVTVIEAGPKSGGMMRFGIPQYRLPRTIVDAEIARIVAMGVSVHLNHKVEDLETTIQEGGFDAVFLAIGAHLSKRVDIPGRDAGRMIDALGFLKGMDGEAIPKIGRRVVVYGGGDTAIDAARTAKRLGAEETILIYRRDRRHMPAHDFEVEEALEEGVVTRWLNTIRQVNDTTLTVEEMTLDEQGHPQSTGRIETLEADTVILAVGQEVDTGFLEKVPGLDISSDGVIQVDASMMTGRAGVFAGGDMVPAERTVTVATGHGKKAARHIDAYLRGGEYRKSPPNAVATYDRLNTWYYTDADKSRQPYLDLARRRAGFDEVVGGLDRDTALLESRRCLSCGNCFECDTCYGVCPDNAIIKLGPGQRYEVNYDYCKGCGVCAEECPCGAIDMVKEVR